In the genome of Lacerta agilis isolate rLacAgi1 chromosome 2, rLacAgi1.pri, whole genome shotgun sequence, one region contains:
- the BICD2 gene encoding protein bicaudal D homolog 2 isoform X4, which yields MKKVMELQTELKQLRNVLANTQSENERLNSVAQELREINQNVELQRGRLRDDIKEYKFREARLLQDYTELEEENICLQKQVSVLKQNQVEFEGLKHEIKRLEEVTEFLNSQLEDAIRLKEISERQLEEALETLKTEREQKNNLRKELSHYMNINDSMYTSHLNFSLDGLKFSDETTEPNNDEIVNGFEQNCLSKVNNGNNKASTPKKSESFPPAPSLVSDLLSELNISEIQKLKQQLMQMEREKMNLLSTLQEFQKQLENTRGALSEQNEKVVRLTENLSAMKKLQVSKERQSALDNEKERDSHEDGDYYEVDINGPEILECKYKVAVAEISDLKDELKGLKAKYEECESKYEEEKSRYETESQALTEKITSLEKSSRQDREQVVRLEKELKKVSDVAGETQGSLSVAQDELVSFSEELANLYHHVCMCNNETPNRVMLDYYKEGKGGRTSPEGKGRKSPILLSKGLLSIDLGKSESGSGDSSPSPVSSLPSPVSDPRKEPMNIYNLIAIIRDQIKHLQQAVDRTTELSRQRVTTQELGPVVDKDKEALMEEILKLKSLLSTKREQIATLRTVLKANKQTAEVALANLKSKYENEKAMVTETMMKLRNELKALKEDAATFSSLRAMFATRCDEYVTQLDEMQRQLAAAEDEKKTLNSLLRMAIQQKLALTQRLEHLELDHEQSKRVRTKSASKAKSSSPSVSHIRSCGDRSEGSVLNNQVFCSEKYKIYCD from the exons ATAAATCAGAACGTGGAACTCCAGAGGGGTCGCTTGCGAGACGACATAAAGGAGTACAAATTCCGAGAAGCCCGTTTGCTGCAAGATTACACTGAGCTCGAGGAGGAGAACATCTGCCTTCAGAAGCAAGTGTCGGTCCTGAAGCAGAACCAG GTGGAATTTGAAGGGCTGAAACATGAAATCAAGAGGCTTGAAGAAGTTACCGAATTCCTCAACAGCCAGCTGGAAGATGCCATAAGGTTAAAAGAGATATCTGAGCGCCAGCTTGAGGAGGCCTTGGAGACCCTGAAGACCGAACGAGAGCAGAAGAACAACCTTCGGAAGGAGCTGTCTCATTATATGAACATCAATGATTCCATGTACACAAGCCATTTGAACTTTTCTCTGGATGGGCTGAAGTTCAGCGATGAGACCACGGAGCCCAATAATGATGAAATTGTGAACGGCTTTGAGCAGAACTGCCTGAGTAAAGTCAACAATGGCAATAATAAGGCATCAACGCCGAAGAAAAGCGAGAGCTTCCCTCCAGCGCCTAGTCTTGTGTCTGATCTCTTGAGCGAGTTGAATATATCTGAAATCCAGAAGTTGAAACAGCAGCTTATGCAG atggaaagagaaaaaatgaATTTGTTGTCTACACTCCaagagtttcaaaagcagctggagaataCCCGAGGGGCTCTGTCTGAGCAGAATGAGAAGGTAGTCAGGCTCACTGAGAACCTCAGTGCCATGAAAAAGCTCCAGGTCAGCAAGGAGCGCCAGTCAGCTCTAGACAATGAAAAGGAGCGAGATAGCCACGAAGATGGAGATTATTATGAGGTTGACATCAATGGCCCAGAGATCCTTGAATGCAAGTACAAAGTGGCTGTGGCGGAGATTAGTGACTTAAAAGATGAGCTCAAAGGCCTAAAAGCCAAATATGAAGAGTGTGAATCCAAATACGAAGAGGAGAAGAGCAGGTATGAGACCGAATCTCAAGCTCTGACCGAAAAGATTACTTCATTGGAAAAATCTAGCAGGCAAGATAGAGAGCAGGTAGTTAGACTGGAGAAGGAACTCAAGAAAGTAAGTGATGTTGCTGGAGAAACACAGGGAAGCCTCAGCGTAGCTCAGGATGAGCTGGTCTCCTTCAGCGAGGAGTTAGCCAACTTGTACCATCATGTCTGCATGTGCAACAATGAAACTCCAAACCGGGTCATGCTGGATTACTACAAAGAGGGCAAAGGAGGCCGTACCAGTCCAGAGGGCAAAGGCCGCAAATCGCCCATCCTGCTCTCTAAAGGCTTGTTGTCCATAGACTTAGGAAAATCAGAAAGTGGGAGTGGGGACAGCAGTCCTTCGCCAGTGTCGTCTCTCCCATCCCCAGTATCTGATCCCCGGAAGGAGCCCATGAACATTTACAACCTGATTGCCATAATCCGCGACCAGATCAAGCATCTGCAGCAAGCTGTTGACAGAACGACAGAGCTGTCTCGGCAGCGGGTGACCACCCAGGAACTTGGGCCAGTAGTAGATAAAGACAAAGAGGCTCTAATGGAGGAAATTCTGAAGCTGAAATCTCTGCTAAGCACCAAGAGGGAGCAGATAGCAACTCTGAGGACTGTCCTAAAGGCTAACAAACAG ACCGCAGAAGTTGCTCTGGCCAACTTGAAAAGCAAGTATGAAAATGAAAAGGCCATGGTAACAGAGACAATGATGAAGCTGCGTAATGAGCtgaaggctttaaaagaagatgctGCTACCTTCTCTTCTCTGAGGGCCATGTTTGCTACCAG GTGTGATGAGTACGTCACCCAGCTGGACGAAATGCAACGCCAGCTTGCCGCTGCCGAAGACGAAAAGAAGACGCTGAACTCCTTGCTCCGTATGGCCATCCAGCAAAAGCTGGCTTTGACCCAGCGCCTTGAGCATCTTGAGCTGGACCATGAGCAGTCCAAAAGGGTGCGCACAAAATCTGCTTCCAAAGCCAAGAGTAGTAGCCCCAGTGTAAGTCACATACGGTCGTGCGGAGACAGATCCGAAGGATCTGTGCTTAATAACCAGGTGTTTTGCAGTGAGAAGTATAAAATCTATTGCGATTAA